The DNA sequence GCATCGCGGTCAACCTGGCCACGCCGACCGTCGTGCCGCCCGCGTGGCTCTACCGCGCGCACCCGGGCATCCGGCCGGTCACCCGGGACGGCACGGAACTGGAACGCGGGTCGCGGGCGACGTTCTGCCCCAGCTCACCCGCCTACCGGCAGGCCGCCGCGACGATCACCCGGCAGCTCGGCGCGCGGTACGGCGCGCACCCGGCGGTGGCGCTGTGGCACGTGCACAACGAGTACGGCGCGCCGCTCGGCGCGTGCTACTGCCCCGAGTCGGCCACCGCGTTCCGGCGCTGGCTGCGCGACCGGCACGGTTCGCTCGACGCGCTCAACGAGGCCTGGGGCACGAGCTTCTGGGGCCAGCGCTACGGCGAGTGGGCCGAGGTCGAGCCGCCGCGGGTGTCCGGCACGACCGGCAACCCGGCGCACGAGCTGGACTTCGCCCGGTTCTGCTCGGACGAGCTGCTGGCCTGCTACACCGCCGAGCGCGACATCCTGCGCGCGCACTCGGCCCTGCCGATCACCACGAACTTCATGACCACCAACTGCAAGTCGATCGACTACTGGCGCTGGGGCCGCGAGGTCGACGTGGTGGCCAACGACCACTACCTGACCGCCGAGGCCGACCGGAACCACATCGACCTGGCCCTGTCGGCGGACCTGACCCGCGCGGTGGCGGGCGGGCGGCCGTGGATGCTGATGGAGCACTCCACCGGCGCGGTGAACTGGCAGCCGCGCAACCTGGCCAAGCGGCCCGGCGAGATGCGCCGCAACAGCCTGGCCCACGTGGCGCGCGGCGCGGACGCGGTGATGTTCTTCCAGTGGCGGGCTTCCCGCTTCGGCGCGGAGAAGTTCCACTCCGCGATGCTGCCCCACTCGGGCACGCGCAGCCGGACGTGGCCGGAGGTCGTGCGGCTGGGCGGTGAGCTCGGCGCGCTGCACGAGGTGCGCGGCAGCGTGGTGCGGGCGGACGTCGCCGTGCTGTGGGACTGGGAGTCGTGGTGGGCGCTGGAGCTGGACTGGCGGCCGTCGGTCGACCTGTCCTACCGGGAGCGCGTCGGCGCGTTCTACGAACGGCTCTGGGACGCTCACCTGACCGTGGACTTCGTCGCGCCGGAAGCCGACCTGGGCGGCTACCGGCTCGTCGTCGTGCCGTCGCTGTACCTGGCGTCGACGGCGGCGGCCCGCGTGCTGCACGACTACGTGGCCGGTGGCGGCGCGCTCGTCGTCTCGTACTTCTCCGGCATCGTGGACGCCAACGACGCCGTGCACCCCGGCGGGCACCCCGGCGCGTTGCGCGACGTGCTCGGGCTGGAGGTGGAGGAGTTCCTGCCGCTGCGCGCCGGCGAGGAGGTCGCGCTCGACGGCGGGCTGCGCGGTGACGTGTGGGCCGAGCACATCCGCCTGACCGGCGCGGAGGCCGTGCGCTCCTACGTGGACGGCCCGGCGGCGGGCGGTCCGGCCGTGACGCGGCACCGGCTCGGGGCGGGCACCGCCTGGTACGTCTCGACCCGGCTGCGCGGCGCGGCGCTCGACCGGGTGCTGCGCGAGGTCTTCCCGGCCGCGGGCGTTCGGGTGCGTGACGACCTGCCGCGCGACGTGGAGGTGGTGCGCCGGCGCGGCGCCGGCGCCGACTACCTGTTCGTGCTCAACCACACCGACGCCGAGGTGGGCCTGGCCGCGTCCGGCACCGAGCTGCTCACCGGGCAGCGGTGCGCGTCGGAGCTGCGCGTGCCGGCGGGCGGCGTGGCCGTACTCAGGTCCCTCGACGAGAAGGACGGGTGACGGAGGAGCTGCTCGTCAGCCTCCCGGACGGCCCGTTCACCCCGGGTCCGGGTCCGGTCCAACGGCGGGCAGGTCCGGTCACAGGTGGCGACCAGCCAGCCACCGCCGCCAGGTGGTCCGCTTCACCTTCACCTCCGGGTGCGCGGCGACGTGCAGCAGGAACTCCGCCCGCAGCCGGACCACCGGGTCGTCGTCGCCCAGCAGGCCGCGCATCCGCTCGTGGAACCGGTCGTCGGCGACGTGCCGGACCAGCCCCGCGTACATCCAGTCCTTGCAGCGGTAGCGGCGGCGGACCACGTCGGTGATCAGGTCCGGCACCTGCGGCCGGATGCCCGACGGGACGCCGTCGGCGGCCAGCGCGCGCAGCAACGACTCCTTGCGCCCCCACGGTGACCACAGGTTGTTGGCGTCGGCGCGCCAGTCGTCCGGACAACGCCCCTCCCACACCAGGTAGAGCAGCACGAACGGCGCGTGGCGCTCGCGGACCTCGTCGTCCTCGTCCCACAGCGAAGCGGTGAGGCCGAAGATCGTCTGGCCCC is a window from the Saccharothrix saharensis genome containing:
- a CDS encoding beta-galactosidase, with the protein product MTFVVPRPADGQAVGDPFAPRMPAGVDGLVYGGDYNPEQWPEEVWVEDVALMRQAGVNLVSVAIHAWALLEPRPGEFDFGWLDRLLDLLHGAGIAVNLATPTVVPPAWLYRAHPGIRPVTRDGTELERGSRATFCPSSPAYRQAAATITRQLGARYGAHPAVALWHVHNEYGAPLGACYCPESATAFRRWLRDRHGSLDALNEAWGTSFWGQRYGEWAEVEPPRVSGTTGNPAHELDFARFCSDELLACYTAERDILRAHSALPITTNFMTTNCKSIDYWRWGREVDVVANDHYLTAEADRNHIDLALSADLTRAVAGGRPWMLMEHSTGAVNWQPRNLAKRPGEMRRNSLAHVARGADAVMFFQWRASRFGAEKFHSAMLPHSGTRSRTWPEVVRLGGELGALHEVRGSVVRADVAVLWDWESWWALELDWRPSVDLSYRERVGAFYERLWDAHLTVDFVAPEADLGGYRLVVVPSLYLASTAAARVLHDYVAGGGALVVSYFSGIVDANDAVHPGGHPGALRDVLGLEVEEFLPLRAGEEVALDGGLRGDVWAEHIRLTGAEAVRSYVDGPAAGGPAVTRHRLGAGTAWYVSTRLRGAALDRVLREVFPAAGVRVRDDLPRDVEVVRRRGAGADYLFVLNHTDAEVGLAASGTELLTGQRCASELRVPAGGVAVLRSLDEKDG